One stretch of Buteo buteo chromosome Z, bButBut1.hap1.1, whole genome shotgun sequence DNA includes these proteins:
- the LOC142027157 gene encoding uncharacterized protein LOC142027157: MVTREIPVSDCSPVLEKLIVYKARPSPQGVAWARNHWHDPKAIVGRIEKLAKEGRFRPGKGKAVVCAVLGAALAAAQEDRQETMRAEQADKEKIQSLQDLVKVLQEQLTAERNTTQRLHAALSDALDRERILRAEADERSDPDLDLQGLEVVQVKQQKSLYPNQELECTRKVFYPEDEEIAMRPLIKTETIDNGQIGRAPHVTIKTIPYSATELSKIQEKYIRLAKETETEYVWRVSLTGGDRILLSEDEAQGYWGPGVFLTTDDPREPWSLTQRAAYWAGGIDQMEWGEPTRIDTPSINQLTESLQKTACLQLMHDRRLVPQQPSPMLLNANPDRMTRLIRGLPDPLKLYAVQLQDRLRDAIAPRGGRRNAGGALTWGEVAQELINYGRRMGLTREESRAKPAIRRIEGPGRPPPSKTVNAKKPYGGQRNLLWAEGIEKGIPRDVMDGLPTSVLEKLVLGWKDKNKEPPHTELNIRDYKGVNPQSLATPAPQTPTAPEEIWPVRKPNGKWRLTVDYRRLNANTGPLTAAVPNIAELIATIQEQSHQTLATIDVKDMFFMVPFQEADRDRFAFTWEGVQYTFTRLPQGYCHSPTIAHYALAQELNQITPEDGVKVYQYIDDVLIGGPDATVGRKVAKTLHTCSTMLDNQY; encoded by the exons ATGGTGACCCGGGAAATACCTGTGTCTGACTGTTCCCCTGTTTTAGAGAAGCTAATTGTATATAAAGCCCGCCCTTCCCCACAAGGAGTAGCCTGGGCACGAAACCACTGGCATGATCCAAAAGCCATTGTAGGAAGAATTGAAAAGCTTGCAAAAGAAGGCAGGTTTCGCccaggaaaagggaaggctgTAGTGTGTGCAGTGTTAGGGGCTGCGCTCGCAGCAGCTCAGGAAGACCGACAGGAAACAATGAGAGCTGAGCAGGCAGATAAGGAGAAGATTCAGTCCCTGCAGGATTTAGTTAAAGTCCTGCAAGAGCAGTTAACTGCTGAGCGTAATACAACACAGCGGCTTCATGCTGCCTTGTCTGATGCGTTAGATCGGGAAAGAATTCTACGAGCCGAGGCAGATGAACGATCTGACCCGGACTTAGACCTGCAAGGTCTAGAGGTAGTTCAagtgaaacaacaaaaatctttatACCCAAATCAAGAGTTGGAATGTACCAGAAAAGTTTTTTACCCTGAGGATGAAGAGATAGCAATGAGGccattaattaaaacagaaaccatCGATAATGGCCAAATTGGCAGAGCACCACACGTGACCATTAAGACGATACCATACTCTGCCACTGAATTAtctaaaattcaggaaaagtaCATCCGACTAGCAAAGGAGACTGAAACAGAATATGTGTGGAGGGTGTCATTAACTGGTGGTGACCGGATTTTATTGTCAGAAGATGAAGCCCAAGGATATTGGGGGCCTGGAGTGTTCCTAACTACTGATGATCCTAGGGAACCATGGTCTCTGACGCAGCGGGCAGCTTACTGGGCAGGGGGAATAGACCAAATGGAATGGGGAGAACCAACACGGATAGACACCCCTTCTATAAATCAGTTAACCGAGAGCTTACAGAAAACTGCTTGTCTCCAATTAATGCATGATAGGCGATTAGTGCCACAACAGCCCTCTCCGATGTTGTTAAATGCCAATCCTGATAGAATGACTCGTCTAATCAGGGGTTTACCAGATCCTTTGAAGTTATATGCTGTTCAGCTGCAGGATAGATTACGTGATGCGATAGCACCTAGAGGAGGGAGGCGAAATGCAGGAGGGGCCCTGACCTGGGGAGAAGTGGCACAGGAATTGATTAACTACGGCCGGAGAATGGGTCtcacaagggaagaaagcagggcTAAGCCTGCTATCCGCCGAATAGAAGGACCTGGCCGACCTCCCCCATCTAAGACTGTAAACGCCAAAAAGCCATATGGGGGTCAGCGGAACTTGTTGTGGGCAGAAGGGATAGAAAAGGGAATTCCCCGGGATGTGATGGATGGCTTGCCCACCTCTGTCCTAGAAAAATTGGTCCTAGGatggaaagacaaaaacaagGAGCCCCCCCATACTGAGTTAAACATTCGAGACTATAAGGGGGTGAATCCGCAGTCGCTGGCAACTCCCGCTCCCCAAACACCTACTGCTCCAGAGGAAA TATGGCCAGTCCGCAAGCCAAATGGGAAGTGGCGACTGACAGTCGACTATAGACGCCTGAATGCCAATACTGGCCCATTAACAGCTGCAGTCCCCAATATAGCAGAATTAATTGCAACCATACAAGAACAGAGTCACCAGACTTTAGCAACCATTGATGTGAAAGACATGTTCTTTATGGTTCCCTTCCAGGAAGCAGATAGGGACCGCTTTGCCTTCACCTGGGAAGGTGTACAATATACATTTACACGGCTTCCCCAAGGCTATTGCCACTCACCAACCATTGCTCACTATGCATTAGCCCAGGAATTAAATCAGATCACTCCCGAAGATGGAGTAAAAGTATATCAATATATTGATGATGTGCTAATCGGAGGACCAGATGCCACTGTG